In the genome of Pristis pectinata isolate sPriPec2 chromosome 10, sPriPec2.1.pri, whole genome shotgun sequence, one region contains:
- the LOC127574876 gene encoding tudor domain-containing protein 15-like isoform X1, with translation MCSNFASSSCMVHLDLNVTHVECHPEKILVYFWGRYCNIYELDYHILQTEIQNAAKTRADIAVDELCFAEDTYHGEWHRGRVVRKHEESYEVFLIDVGMVMTVDAGHIAPACENLFQLPPKVVCGIFANIVPVRRIWSPMAVKYFASLAPTQIKGYVEGVLMNQIVLVEVPSVSQKLLELGLAKILDGSTFHFLLKISEDLPRYPSCENAKIKNTNKQCWRPVLDKAIILSPSFQHIMDVFSPSLQTGFTESVRITCASGLHNFYCQLKRLTSELEAMTEDMHDYYENKEKELNDEHVDNSGALCAAKGKDGKWYRGVVKQLLTSGQVEVWLMDYGSIAVVFPHHIKKLMPVFFMIPMMSFPCALTGLAKQTEHWISLQLKIFKQSLFEEGLNIRIDSYSCTEHLYYVTLCNLQNVKIHQMPELLSGVNLKIESVPEEKANKDTNRQLGKFSGTKMRATGKLAHNPMCYSLRSAEMKINASYIGFVEYVINPSDFWIRTSEYNHEFECLMNSIADHYSKIGISEELIQKPAPGLFCCARYSRDLHYYRAVITDVFDSYLRVFFVDFGNTEIVDFTAVKSLPPQYTHLPSLAMNCSTACVFPIEEVWTKDATNFFKKAVFNKDLLIDVVSRHGSRYIVNIHDKECMEQPSISTLLLNSGYADFWNVKVDDILPEQHCKLKNSGDKATKLTKSEKRTCTDNISKVNNTCIVPFSHNKLSTVYFPTVMMKDSFPAAPLTTSTRSEESLLASPYRQQVFKLGSVLDVRVSHVNSPAEFWCQLQSKSDELELLMRNIQFYYNTPRDAFQPEHTGCVAKCSKDGQWYRATVIQRNIPEEVTVLFVDYGIQQRTALRNLCAINPKFLQLKGQAFRCTLNSIIQSMNQDPAVWDQVSCNTFKQFIDNALTSGVSLKCTIFAMVLMDGKGLCNVVDLLTPDINLCQLLLDMGLATNVKSTFSFSSSIWLYTFYYSGHGIKIGSEEKVYVTHASSLSKFYCQFEKNTVVVDKLMTDVTLISKQMQGQKLDLNKTAMCLAKYFEDGQWYRALARSVQSPVHFEVFFIDYGNTEIVDKNDVIPIPLEAMELISIPMQAVKCSLYLPLQKLPDDVITLFKETVMGKQLKGFVVAKKSDGQLVLDLYDGNVKISAEITEQHLHGGGMRSLDDTQWQSSNSSYPTNVVTSSEQISEQPDYLVHLIKETKGLSSSFPRADLWYIGRKNKDQNSSLNKIRERGGKNTTTKHCLQKIVPKYTFHPAKLGKVCITRNSSGTVHLGKTRSRVRKTKMIPDVINSREISTPTVLRSPVQSIATVPDAKGSFDMICRSRKKTPRKWFPQNFTRLVRMLDSGIWEVDAASLSERHKVLHINDAATILKDCLLDLDGWMNKMACADVKITTANKDDVSLETLLPVESGRRCLSTFNIIACGPIQPTKEYSGFATSVIDPSEFYIQLDDAFETMITLSSFLAERPEDFQALSVDSLNPGVTCLIKRARDEHWCRVEICAVSQQLVLVRAVDYGHYIFIQPSDFSRIRALPQELADVPHLTNPCSLNGVVPATGDFWTDEAIVFFQKSLKKQNLTVIFRQHFAKLFWEVDLVINNKSVAEDLVAAGHATFLKGIVNSSTKGTLSSAEVFRILAEPILNRQFNKYDERQFNQGKNPSVRNLKPAI, from the exons ATGTGTTCAAATTTTGCTTCATCTTCTTGTATGGTACACCTTGATCTGAATGTAACCCATGTTGAATGTCATCCAGAAAAAATATTGGTATACTTTTGGGGGCGGTACTGCAATATATATGAATTGGACTATCATATACTACAGACTGAAATACAAAATGCAGCAAAGACGAGAGCCGATATTGCAGTTGATGAGTTGTGTTTTGCAGAGGACACTTACCATGGTGAATGGCATCGAGGAAGAGTAGTGAGAAAACATGAAGAATCGTATGAAGTCTTTCTCATAGATGTTGGGATGGTCATGACTGTTGATGCTGGGCACATTGCTCCTGCCTGTGAGAATTTGTTTCAACTTCCCCCAAAAGTAGTATGTGGCATATTTGCCAATATAGTTCCTGTCAGAAGAATATGGTCACCAATGGCTgtcaaatattttgcatcattggCACCTACTCAAATCAAAGGTTATGTTGAAGGTGTCTTAATGAACCAAATCGTTTTAGTAGAAGTACCCAGTGTTAGTCAAAAGCTCCTTGAACTCGGCTTGGCAAAAATTCTTGATGGCAGCACTTTCCATTTCCTGTTGAAAATATCTGAAGATTTACCAAGATATCCTAGTTGTGAAAAtgctaaaattaaaaacacaaataaacaATGCTGGAGGCCTGTGCTGGATAAAGCCATTATACTATCACCTAGTTTCCAACATATTATGGATGTTTTCAGTCCAAGTTTGCAAACTGGTTTTACAGAATCAGTAAGAATCACATGTGCATCAGGACTTCACAACTTTTATTGCCAGCTGAAAAGGCTGACTTCAGAGCTAGAAGCAATGACTGAAGACATGCATGATTACtatgaaaacaaagaaaaagaattaaatgaCGAACATGTTGATAATTCTGGTGCACTCTGTGCTGCAAAAGGTAAAGATGGAAAATGGTACAGGGGAGTTGTAAAGCAGCTCTTAACTTCAGGCCAAGTAGAAGTTTGGCTCATGGATTATGGAAGTATAGCAGTTGTATTTCCCCATCATATTAAAAAATTGATGCCAGTTTTTTTTATGATACCCATGATGTCATTTCCTTGCGCACTAACTGGGTTAGCAAAGCAAACAGAACATTGGATAAGTTTGCAGCTTAAAATTTTCAAGCAATCGCTGTTTGAGGAAGGATTAAACATTCGCATTGATTCCTACTCCTGTACAGAGCATCTGTACTATGTTACACTCTGTAATCTCCAAAACGTTAAAATCCATCAGATGCCTGAATTGTTGTCAGGAGTGAATCTAAAGATTGAAAGTGTCCCTGAGGAGAAAGCAAATAAGGATACAAACAGACAATTGGGAAAATTTTCAGGAACAAAGATGAGAGCAACTGGAAAACTAGCTCATAACCCAATGTGTTACAGTTTAAGATCTGCTGAGATGAAAATAAATGCTTCCTACATTGGATTCGTTGAATATGTTATTAACCCCTCTGACTTTTGGATTCGTACATCAGAATACAATCATGAATTTGAATGTTTAATGAATAGCATTGCAGATCATTACAGCAAAATTGGCATAAGTGAAGAACTCATTCAGAAACCAGCACCTGGCTTATTTTGCTGTGCAAGGTATAGTCGAGACCTGCATTACTACAGAGCAGTTATTACTGATGTATTTGACAGCTATCTAAGAgtattttttgttgattttggGAATACTGAAATTGTAGACTTTACTGCTGTAAAATCCCTGCCTCCCCAGTACACGCATTTGCCATCTCTGGCTATGAACTGTTCTACTGCTTGTGTTTTTCCTATTGAAGAAGTGTGGACAAAAGATGCCACTAACTTCTTTAAGAAAGCTGTATTTAACAAAGACCTTTTAATTGATGTAGTCTCAAGACACGGAAGCAGATATATAGTTAATATTCATGACAAAGAATGCATGGAACAGCCATCTATTAGCACATTGCTGCTTAACTCTGGATATGCTGATTTTTGGAATGTAAAGGTGGATGATATTTTGCCTGAACAACATTGTAAATTGAAGAATTCAGGAGATAAAGCAACCAAGTTAACCAAAAGTGAAAAAAGGACATGCACAGATAACATCTCCAAGGTGAATAATACATGTATTGTTCCATTTTCACACAACAAGCTGTCTACTGTGTACTTTCCAACTGTGATGATGAAAGATAGCTTTCCAGCTGCACCTCTTACCACATCAACACGAAGTGAAGAGTCCTTATTAGCatctccatacagacaacaaGTGTTTAAGCTTGGGTCTGTTCTTGATGTGAGAGTGTCTCATGTAAATTCCCCAGCAGAATTTTGGTGCCAACTGCAAAGTAAGTCTGATGAACTTGAGTTGCTAATGAGGAATATCCAATTTTATTACAATACTCCAAGGGACGCTTTTCAACCTGAACATACTGGGTGTGTTGCAAAATGCTCCAAGGATGGACAGTGGTATAGAGCAACAGTTATTCAAAGAAATATTCCAGAAGAGGTTACTGTATTGTTTGTTGATTATGGTATCCAACAAAGAACGGCTCTGAGGAATCTTTGTGCTATTAATCCAAAATTTCTTCAACTCAAAGGGCAAGCTTTTAGATGCACTCTTAACAGTATAATTCAGTCAATGAACCAAGACCCTGCTGTTTGGGATCAAGTTTCCTGCAACACATTTAAGCAGTTCATTGACAATGCATTGACATCAGGTGTCAGTCTTAAATGCACAATATTTGCAATGGTTTTGATGGATGGAAAGGGTCTGTGTAATGTGGTAGACCTTCTTACTCCAGATATTAATTTATGCCAGCTACTTTTGGACATGGGGTTAGCCACAAATGTTAAATCAACATTTTCATTTAGTTCCTCAATTTGGTTATATACATTTTATTATAGTGGTCATGGCATAAAAATTGGAAGCGAAGAAAAAGTCTATGTAACTCATGCTTCTAGTCTGTCAAAATTCTATTGCCAATTTGAGAAAAATACTGTGGTGGTGGATAAACTTATGACCGATGTCACCCTTATTAGCAAACAAATGCAAGGACAAAAATTGGACTTGAACAAAACTGCGATGTGCTTAGCAAAATATTTTGAAGATGGTCAATGGTACCGTGCTCTCGCCCGTTCTGTGCAATCACCTGTGCATTTTGAAGTGTTTTTCATAGACTATGGAAACACAGAAATAGTTGACAAAAATGATGTGATTCCAATTCCTCTGGAAGCAATGGAACTGATTTCAATACCTATGCAAGCAGTAAAGTGTTCTTTATACCTTCCTCTTCAGAAACTACCTGATGATGTTATCACTTTGTTTAAAGAGACTGTGATGGGAAAGCAACTGAAAGGCTTTGTAGTAGCAAAGAAATCTGATGGTCAGTTGGTTCTTGACCTTTATGATGGAAATGTCAAAATCAGTGCTGAAATAACAGAACAGCACCTTCATGGAGGTGGGATGAGATCCCTTGATGACACACAGTGGCAAAGTAGCAATTCTTCCTACCCAACAAATGTAGTCACTTCCTCAGAACAAATAAGTGAGCAACCTGATTATTTAGTGCACTtgataaaagaaacaaaaggactgagCAGTTCCTTTCCGAGAGCAGACCTGTGGTATATTGGAAGAAAAAACAAAGACCAGAATAGTTCTCTTAATAAAATAAGAGAAAGAGGTGGCAAAAATACAACCACTAAACACTGCCTACAGAAAATTGTTCCTAAATATACTTTCCATCCAGCAAAATTGGGCAAAGTCTGCATCACAAGGAACTCGAGTGGAACAGTCCATCTCGGCAAGACAAGATCCCGTGTACGGAAAACCAAGATGATACCTGATGTGATTAATTCCAGAGAAATATCAACGCCAACTGTACTTCGTTCTCCTGTGCAAAGCATTGCTACAGTGCCAGATGCAAAGGGCAGTTTTGATATGATATGTAGAAGTAGGAAGAAAACTCCTAGGAAATGGTTTCCTCAA AATTTCACCAGATTGGTTAGAATGTTGGATTCTGGCATTTGGGAGGTTGATGCTGCTTCTCTGTCTGAAAGACACAAAGTGCTCCATATAAATGATGCTGCTACCATATTGAAAGATTGTTTGCTTGATTTGGATGGATGGATGAATAAAATGGCTTGTGCAGACGTAAAAATCACTACAGCTAATAAAGATGATGTGTCATTAGAAACTTTGCTTCCTGTTGAGAGCGGCAGGAGATGCTTATCAACATTCAACATAATAGCATGTGGCCCTATCCAGCCAACTAAAGAATACAGTGGCTTTGCTACTTCTGTGATTGATCCATCAGAATTCTACATTCAGCTTGATGATGCATTTGAAACAATGATAACCCTCAGTTCATTCCTGGCTGAGCGACCAGAGGATTTTCAAGCATTGTCAGTCGATTCATTGAACCCTGGGGTAACTTGTCTAATCAAACGTGCCAGAGATGAGCATTGGTGCAGGGTTGAAATTTGTGCAGTGTCGCAACAGTTAGTTCTTGTCAGAGCTGTTGATTATGGACATTATATCTTCATCCAGCCTTCAGATTTTAGCAGAATAAGGGCACTTCCTCAAGAACTTGCTGATGTGCCACACTTAACTAATCCCTGCAGTTTAAATGGAGTTGTGCCTGCAACAGGAGATTTTTGGACAGATGAAGCTATTGTTTTCTTTCAAAAGTCCTTGAAGAAGCAGAATTTGACTGTCATTTTCAGACAGCATTTTGCTAAGTTGTTCTGGGAAGTGGACCTTGTCATAAATAACAAAAGTGTGGCAGAAGATTTGGTTGCTGCTGGACATGCTACATTtctgaaaggaattgttaactCCTCCACTAAAGGCACACTCAGTTCTGCAGAAGTCTTTCGGATTCTGGCAGAACCCATCTTAAACCGACAATTTAATAAATATGATGAGCGACAATTTAATCAAGGAAAAAACCCATCAGTGAGAAATTTGAAGCCAGCTATTTAA
- the LOC127574876 gene encoding tudor domain-containing protein 15-like isoform X2, with the protein MCSNFASSSCMVHLDLNVTHVECHPEKILVYFWGRYCNIYELDYHILQTEIQNAAKTRADIAVDELCFAEDTYHGEWHRGRVVRKHEESYEVFLIDVGMVMTVDAGHIAPACENLFQLPPKVVCGIFANIVPVRRIWSPMAVKYFASLAPTQIKGYVEGVLMNQIVLVEVPSVSQKLLELGLAKILDGSTFHFLLKISEDLPRYPSCENAKIKNTNKQCWRPVLDKAIILSPSFQHIMDVFSPSLQTGFTESVRITCASGLHNFYCQLKRLTSELEAMTEDMHDYYENKEKELNDEHVDNSGALCAAKGKDGKWYRGVVKQLLTSGQVEVWLMDYGSIAVVFPHHIKKLMPVFFMIPMMSFPCALTGLAKQTEHWISLQLKIFKQSLFEEGLNIRIDSYSCTEHLYYVTLCNLQNVKIHQMPELLSGVNLKIESVPEEKANKDTNRQLGKFSGTKMRATGKLAHNPMCYSLRSAEMKINASYIGFVEYVINPSDFWIRTSEYNHEFECLMNSIADHYSKIGISEELIQKPAPGLFCCARYSRDLHYYRAVITDVFDSYLRVFFVDFGNTEIVDFTAVKSLPPQYTHLPSLAMNCSTACVFPIEEVWTKDATNFFKKAVFNKDLLIDVVSRHGSRYIVNIHDKECMEQPSISTLLLNSGYADFWNVKVDDILPEQHCKLKNSGDKATKLTKSEKRTCTDNISKVNNTCIVPFSHNKLSTVYFPTVMMKDSFPAAPLTTSTRSEESLLASPYRQQVFKLGSVLDVRVSHVNSPAEFWCQLQSKSDELELLMRNIQFYYNTPRDAFQPEHTGCVAKCSKDGQWYRATVIQRNIPEEVTVLFVDYGIQQRTALRNLCAINPKFLQLKGQAFRCTLNSIIQSMNQDPAVWDQVSCNTFKQFIDNALTSGVSLKCTIFAMVLMDGKGLCNVVDLLTPDINLCQLLLDMGLATNVKSTFSFSSSIWLYTFYYSGHGIKIGSEEKVYVTHASSLSKFYCQFEKNTVVVDKLMTDVTLISKQMQGQKLDLNKTAMCLAKYFEDGQWYRALARSVQSPVHFEVFFIDYGNTEIVDKNDVIPIPLEAMELISIPMQAVKCSLYLPLQKLPDDVITLFKETVMGKQLKGFVVAKKSDGQLVLDLYDGNVKISAEITEQHLHGGGMRSLDDTQWQSSNSSYPTNVVTSSEQISEQPDYLVHLIKETKGLSSSFPRADLWYIGRKNKDQNSSLNKIRERGGKNTTTKHCLQKIVPKYTFHPAKLGKVCITRNSSGTVHLGKTRSRVRKTKMIPDVINSREISTPTVLRSPVQSIATVPDAKGSFDMICRSRKKTPRKWFPQSHKMQSFNLLNFIDQDIMTCWNAIGKERQLLKGCLTSCNSV; encoded by the exons ATGTGTTCAAATTTTGCTTCATCTTCTTGTATGGTACACCTTGATCTGAATGTAACCCATGTTGAATGTCATCCAGAAAAAATATTGGTATACTTTTGGGGGCGGTACTGCAATATATATGAATTGGACTATCATATACTACAGACTGAAATACAAAATGCAGCAAAGACGAGAGCCGATATTGCAGTTGATGAGTTGTGTTTTGCAGAGGACACTTACCATGGTGAATGGCATCGAGGAAGAGTAGTGAGAAAACATGAAGAATCGTATGAAGTCTTTCTCATAGATGTTGGGATGGTCATGACTGTTGATGCTGGGCACATTGCTCCTGCCTGTGAGAATTTGTTTCAACTTCCCCCAAAAGTAGTATGTGGCATATTTGCCAATATAGTTCCTGTCAGAAGAATATGGTCACCAATGGCTgtcaaatattttgcatcattggCACCTACTCAAATCAAAGGTTATGTTGAAGGTGTCTTAATGAACCAAATCGTTTTAGTAGAAGTACCCAGTGTTAGTCAAAAGCTCCTTGAACTCGGCTTGGCAAAAATTCTTGATGGCAGCACTTTCCATTTCCTGTTGAAAATATCTGAAGATTTACCAAGATATCCTAGTTGTGAAAAtgctaaaattaaaaacacaaataaacaATGCTGGAGGCCTGTGCTGGATAAAGCCATTATACTATCACCTAGTTTCCAACATATTATGGATGTTTTCAGTCCAAGTTTGCAAACTGGTTTTACAGAATCAGTAAGAATCACATGTGCATCAGGACTTCACAACTTTTATTGCCAGCTGAAAAGGCTGACTTCAGAGCTAGAAGCAATGACTGAAGACATGCATGATTACtatgaaaacaaagaaaaagaattaaatgaCGAACATGTTGATAATTCTGGTGCACTCTGTGCTGCAAAAGGTAAAGATGGAAAATGGTACAGGGGAGTTGTAAAGCAGCTCTTAACTTCAGGCCAAGTAGAAGTTTGGCTCATGGATTATGGAAGTATAGCAGTTGTATTTCCCCATCATATTAAAAAATTGATGCCAGTTTTTTTTATGATACCCATGATGTCATTTCCTTGCGCACTAACTGGGTTAGCAAAGCAAACAGAACATTGGATAAGTTTGCAGCTTAAAATTTTCAAGCAATCGCTGTTTGAGGAAGGATTAAACATTCGCATTGATTCCTACTCCTGTACAGAGCATCTGTACTATGTTACACTCTGTAATCTCCAAAACGTTAAAATCCATCAGATGCCTGAATTGTTGTCAGGAGTGAATCTAAAGATTGAAAGTGTCCCTGAGGAGAAAGCAAATAAGGATACAAACAGACAATTGGGAAAATTTTCAGGAACAAAGATGAGAGCAACTGGAAAACTAGCTCATAACCCAATGTGTTACAGTTTAAGATCTGCTGAGATGAAAATAAATGCTTCCTACATTGGATTCGTTGAATATGTTATTAACCCCTCTGACTTTTGGATTCGTACATCAGAATACAATCATGAATTTGAATGTTTAATGAATAGCATTGCAGATCATTACAGCAAAATTGGCATAAGTGAAGAACTCATTCAGAAACCAGCACCTGGCTTATTTTGCTGTGCAAGGTATAGTCGAGACCTGCATTACTACAGAGCAGTTATTACTGATGTATTTGACAGCTATCTAAGAgtattttttgttgattttggGAATACTGAAATTGTAGACTTTACTGCTGTAAAATCCCTGCCTCCCCAGTACACGCATTTGCCATCTCTGGCTATGAACTGTTCTACTGCTTGTGTTTTTCCTATTGAAGAAGTGTGGACAAAAGATGCCACTAACTTCTTTAAGAAAGCTGTATTTAACAAAGACCTTTTAATTGATGTAGTCTCAAGACACGGAAGCAGATATATAGTTAATATTCATGACAAAGAATGCATGGAACAGCCATCTATTAGCACATTGCTGCTTAACTCTGGATATGCTGATTTTTGGAATGTAAAGGTGGATGATATTTTGCCTGAACAACATTGTAAATTGAAGAATTCAGGAGATAAAGCAACCAAGTTAACCAAAAGTGAAAAAAGGACATGCACAGATAACATCTCCAAGGTGAATAATACATGTATTGTTCCATTTTCACACAACAAGCTGTCTACTGTGTACTTTCCAACTGTGATGATGAAAGATAGCTTTCCAGCTGCACCTCTTACCACATCAACACGAAGTGAAGAGTCCTTATTAGCatctccatacagacaacaaGTGTTTAAGCTTGGGTCTGTTCTTGATGTGAGAGTGTCTCATGTAAATTCCCCAGCAGAATTTTGGTGCCAACTGCAAAGTAAGTCTGATGAACTTGAGTTGCTAATGAGGAATATCCAATTTTATTACAATACTCCAAGGGACGCTTTTCAACCTGAACATACTGGGTGTGTTGCAAAATGCTCCAAGGATGGACAGTGGTATAGAGCAACAGTTATTCAAAGAAATATTCCAGAAGAGGTTACTGTATTGTTTGTTGATTATGGTATCCAACAAAGAACGGCTCTGAGGAATCTTTGTGCTATTAATCCAAAATTTCTTCAACTCAAAGGGCAAGCTTTTAGATGCACTCTTAACAGTATAATTCAGTCAATGAACCAAGACCCTGCTGTTTGGGATCAAGTTTCCTGCAACACATTTAAGCAGTTCATTGACAATGCATTGACATCAGGTGTCAGTCTTAAATGCACAATATTTGCAATGGTTTTGATGGATGGAAAGGGTCTGTGTAATGTGGTAGACCTTCTTACTCCAGATATTAATTTATGCCAGCTACTTTTGGACATGGGGTTAGCCACAAATGTTAAATCAACATTTTCATTTAGTTCCTCAATTTGGTTATATACATTTTATTATAGTGGTCATGGCATAAAAATTGGAAGCGAAGAAAAAGTCTATGTAACTCATGCTTCTAGTCTGTCAAAATTCTATTGCCAATTTGAGAAAAATACTGTGGTGGTGGATAAACTTATGACCGATGTCACCCTTATTAGCAAACAAATGCAAGGACAAAAATTGGACTTGAACAAAACTGCGATGTGCTTAGCAAAATATTTTGAAGATGGTCAATGGTACCGTGCTCTCGCCCGTTCTGTGCAATCACCTGTGCATTTTGAAGTGTTTTTCATAGACTATGGAAACACAGAAATAGTTGACAAAAATGATGTGATTCCAATTCCTCTGGAAGCAATGGAACTGATTTCAATACCTATGCAAGCAGTAAAGTGTTCTTTATACCTTCCTCTTCAGAAACTACCTGATGATGTTATCACTTTGTTTAAAGAGACTGTGATGGGAAAGCAACTGAAAGGCTTTGTAGTAGCAAAGAAATCTGATGGTCAGTTGGTTCTTGACCTTTATGATGGAAATGTCAAAATCAGTGCTGAAATAACAGAACAGCACCTTCATGGAGGTGGGATGAGATCCCTTGATGACACACAGTGGCAAAGTAGCAATTCTTCCTACCCAACAAATGTAGTCACTTCCTCAGAACAAATAAGTGAGCAACCTGATTATTTAGTGCACTtgataaaagaaacaaaaggactgagCAGTTCCTTTCCGAGAGCAGACCTGTGGTATATTGGAAGAAAAAACAAAGACCAGAATAGTTCTCTTAATAAAATAAGAGAAAGAGGTGGCAAAAATACAACCACTAAACACTGCCTACAGAAAATTGTTCCTAAATATACTTTCCATCCAGCAAAATTGGGCAAAGTCTGCATCACAAGGAACTCGAGTGGAACAGTCCATCTCGGCAAGACAAGATCCCGTGTACGGAAAACCAAGATGATACCTGATGTGATTAATTCCAGAGAAATATCAACGCCAACTGTACTTCGTTCTCCTGTGCAAAGCATTGCTACAGTGCCAGATGCAAAGGGCAGTTTTGATATGATATGTAGAAGTAGGAAGAAAACTCCTAGGAAATGGTTTCCTCAA AGTCATAAAATGCAAAGTTTCAATCTTTTGAACTTTATTGATCAAGACATTATGACGTGCTGGAATGCCATTGGAAAAGAAAGGCAACTGTTGAAAGGATGTCTAACATCTTGTAATTCTGTTTGA